In Niallia sp. FSL W8-0635, one genomic interval encodes:
- a CDS encoding DUF1775 domain-containing protein, translating to MIHNKKLLSVLVAFAAVFFLALPVSAHVTVNPSQSTTEAWETYQVRIPVEKNVDTTKVSIKIPENVEFKMYEPVDGWKTTTTTDDKDKVVTVTWEAESDEKAIKAGQYRDFTFRAQNPKEPGDIAWDAFQYYADGSIVEWTGDSDAELPHSITSIAQSNATVDSHGHSHGTDEATDNTADDHHATDEDTEHSHEGTYINTILSIIAIVLSVVAIVLTFIRKK from the coding sequence ATGATACATAACAAGAAATTATTATCTGTACTAGTTGCATTTGCTGCAGTCTTTTTCCTTGCATTACCAGTTAGTGCCCATGTGACAGTGAATCCTTCTCAATCGACAACAGAGGCTTGGGAAACGTATCAAGTAAGAATACCGGTTGAAAAAAATGTTGATACGACAAAGGTATCAATTAAAATTCCAGAAAACGTGGAATTCAAAATGTACGAGCCAGTTGATGGCTGGAAGACCACTACTACAACGGATGATAAGGATAAAGTTGTAACGGTAACTTGGGAAGCGGAATCTGACGAAAAAGCAATTAAAGCTGGTCAATATCGCGATTTCACCTTTAGAGCCCAAAATCCGAAAGAGCCTGGCGACATCGCATGGGATGCATTCCAATACTATGCAGATGGCAGTATTGTGGAATGGACAGGGGATAGTGATGCGGAACTACCTCATTCCATAACAAGTATTGCTCAATCCAATGCAACGGTAGATAGTCATGGACATAGCCACGGAACGGATGAAGCAACAGATAACACTGCAGATGATCATCATGCTACCGACGAAGATACTGAGCATTCACATGAAGGTACATACATAAATACGATTCTTTCTATTATCGCGATTGTTTTATCAGTTGTTGCGATTGTATTGACTTTTATTAGAAAAAAATAA